A region of Ictalurus furcatus strain D&B chromosome 1, Billie_1.0, whole genome shotgun sequence DNA encodes the following proteins:
- the rbfox1l gene encoding RNA binding protein fox-1 homolog 1-like: protein MLSSPAVILQPYGLPVYPQTSCYPSLVQGAPAQEAGPGSSDPALTQVYAAPPSYPPPGQAPPTPAARLPPLDFSSAHSSSDYPDHHQLRVYQSAQHEGAEPIPANNTDEGLAPVTSDPQPLNVPLATGGAGSGSEEEGSGKAQPKRLHVSNIPFRFRDPDLRQMFGQFGKILDVEIIFNERGSKGFGFVTFENAAEADRAREKLNGTIVEGRKIEVNNATARVVTKKPQTPIVNAAGWKINPMMGAMYAPELYTVASFPYPVPTATLAYRGSALRGRGRAVYNTIRSAAAAAATPTAVPAYPGVVYQDGLYGTEVYGGYPAAYRVAQSPSATATATYSDGYGRLYTTDPYHHSVGPTTTYGVSTMASLYRGGYNRFTPY, encoded by the exons ATGTTGTCCTCTCCTGCGGTCATCCTGCAGCCGTATGGTCTCCCTGTGTACCCACAAACCTCGTGCTACCCCAGCCTTGTGCAG ggTGCTCCTGCTCAGGAGGCGGGGCCAGGGAGCAGTGACCCTGCCCTTACCCAGGTCTACGCCGCACCCCCTTCGTATCCACCACCCGGACAGGCCCCGCCCACACCCGCAGCCAGACTCCCGCCTCTTGAttttagctccgcccactcCAGCTCTGATTACCCAGACCACCATCAGCTCCGAGTGTATCAGAGCGCTCAGCACGAGGGGGCGGAGCCTATACCTGCCAATAACACG GACGAAGGTCTGGCCCCAGTGACCTCTGACCCCCAGCCTCTGAACGTCCCCCTGGCGACGGGGGGAGCAGGAAGTGGCAGCGAGGAAGAGGGGTCTGGGAAAGCCCAACCCAAACGCCTTCATGTCTCCAATATTCCCTTCAGATTCCGTGATCCTGACCTGAGACAGATGTTCGGg CAATTTGGCAAAATCCTGGACGTAGAGATCATCTTCAATGAGAGAGGGTCAAAG GGTTTTGGCTTCGTGACGTTTGAGAACGCGGCAGAAGCCGATCGAGCCCGAGAGAAACTCAACGGGACGATCGTGGAGGGGAGAAAGATCGAG GTGAACAACGCCACGGCCAGGGTGGTGACGAAGAAACCGCAGACTCCGATCGTTAACG cTGCAGGATGGAAGATTAACCCCATGATGGGAGCCATGTACGCTCCAGAACTCTACACCG TTGCCAGCTTTCCTTATCCCGTTCCCACGGCAACACTGGCTTACAGAGGCTCCGCCCTGAGGGGGCGTGGTCGAGCGGTGTATAATACCATCCGCTCGGCGGCAGCGGCGGCGGCCACGCCCACTGCTGTTCCGGCCTATCCAGG ggtgGTCTATCAGGATGGACTATACGGAACTGAAGTCTAT ggaggATATCCTGCTGCTTACAGAGTGGCTCAGTCTCCTTCAGCCACAGCTACGGCCACGTACAGTGATGG ttacgGGAGACTGTACACCACCGACCCCTACCATCACTCCGTAGGTCCGACCACCACATACGGAGTCAGCACTATG